Part of the Arvicanthis niloticus isolate mArvNil1 chromosome 2, mArvNil1.pat.X, whole genome shotgun sequence genome, CTCATTTCTGGGGAGCCTGTGGCTCTTAACAGGTAGGAGGACTGGGGCCTCTCAAAGGAAGAGTGTCCAGCGGGTGCCTGGTTATTGTGAGGAGGAAAGTGCAGGTGTATGGGCTGACCTAGCCTCACGGGCTCCTCCGGGCCTGGGTCTCTACAGCTGAGGTGTGGGGTGAGGATGGCCTCTGGTTGGGTTGTGGAGGCTCTGGGTGAACTGGGGTTGCTCTTTAGTCTTTTGATCATGAAAGGGAAGATGGGGTGGCACCTTCCCAGGCAGTGTCCTTGGGCAGACCCCAGGGTAGAGGGACTGAGTGAGCCCTGGGTGCTCAGTGTGTTCCAGGTGTATCCCCATGGCTGTTCCATGTCTATAAAGGCTCTGCCAAGCCCTTTCACTGGATACCAAGGACAGATTCAGCTCCAGAGGGAAACTACAGCTGAGTAAACATATTTTCAACCCAGGGTTCTGGGGAGCCCTGTCTGGGTGATGCTGAGTTTGGGTCTTTGGGCTGATCTGGCAGCCGTCAAATCAGCCACCTTTAGAAATTCTTCCCCACCAATCTCCAGACAAACCAGAGGACTCTTTCCAAGGTGTCATCTGGCTGTACTCCTTTGCTGCATTTGACCCAGCTGCTCATCTGCAAACCCTCTATAAGGGAGAGCTTGAACCCTCTGTGGGCTGGCTATGCAGGATGAGGAGAAGTTTGAAAATAGTAAAAGGAAGTTGAGGCATGACTTTCCAGGAAATTATTAGAATAATAGCAAGCTCAAGGCTTCCAGGGGGCAAGGTTGAGGCTTGAGAGCCTGGTAGGGCTAGCCTGTGACAGTCTCGAATACCAAGGTGAGCGGCTGGGTCATGTGCAGCAAAGGTGTATAGCCAGGCGACACCTTGGAAAGAGACCTCCGGTTACtctggaggtgggtggggaggaaCTTCTGAACGCAGCTGACCTAGGGGCTGCCAGATTTGGCAAAGCAAGAGGCATGGGGCAGAAGGCGAGGTAGAGCCAGGGAGTGCTCCCCAAGTCAGACCCATGGGGCATGGGGACTTTTTATCAGACATGGCTAGGGAAGGGGACCCCAGGGGACCTGGTGTGGTGTGTAGGTCAGTATCACCATGAGGCATGTGAGTTGTGGTTGGAGACTGTGGTTCTGGCATGGTGTACTGACCCTTGGCTGATCTCTCCCCTTTAGGCCTGACATGTCAGGAAGATATGGACGAATGCCAGTCAGAACCATGCCTGCATGGTGGAACCTGCAGCGACACTGTAGCTGGCTACATCTGCCAGTGCCCCGAGGCCTGGGGTGGACATGACTGTTCTGTGCAGCTCACAGGCTGCCAGGGCCACACCTGCCCACTGGTTGCTACCTGCATCCCCACCTTCAAGTCTGGCCTCCACAGTTATTTCTGCCGCTGCCCACCTGGGACCTCTGGGCCTTTCTGTGGCCAGAATACTACCTTCTCGGTTGTGGCTGGGAGTTCAGTGTGGGGATTGGTGCCAGATGGTGCCTCCCTGGGTCTGGCACTGAGATTTCGTACCACGCTGCTTGCTGGAGCCCTAGCTACTCTCAAGGACACTCGGGACAGCTTGGAGTTGGTTCTGGTGGGGGCCATGCTCCGAGCCACACTCTGGAGTCATGGCACTGCTATGCTTGTCCTTACACTGCCAGACCTAGCCTTAAATGATGGGCATTGGCATCAGGTGGAGGTAGCACTCCACCTGGGAACCCTGGAGCTGCGGCTCTGGCACGAGGGCTGCCCTGGCCAGCTCTGTGTGGCCTCTGGTCCTGTGGCTACAGGTCCTACAGTCTCGGTGGCCTCTGGGCCTCCTGGGCCCTACTCCATCCATCTGGGTGGCAGGGCCTTTGCAGGCTGCTTCCAGGATGTGAGTGTGGAAGGACACCTTCTGCTGCCTGAGGAGCTCAACGGAAATGTGCTCCTGGGTTGTGAGCGTAGGGAACCTTGCCAGCCTCTGCCTTGTGCCCATGGAGGGGCCTGCGTGGACCTGTGGACTCATTTCCGCTGCGACTGCCCGAGACCCTACCATGGGTCCACGTGCACTGATGGTGAGGGGTTGGCAGGTCGGGAGGTAGCATTAATGCCGGGGCCCCTACGCCTCCTGGCCTCACCCCGGTACTGTTTCTCCCTGCAGAGGTTCCTGCCGCCACCTTTGGCTTGGGCGGCACCATGAGCTCAGCCTCCTTCCTGCTCCACCAGCTGCTAAGCCCAAACCTCACTGTGTCGTTTTTCCTCCGTACCCGTGAGCCTGCCGGCCTGCTGCTCCAGTTTGCCAACGATTCAGTTGCTAGCCTAACTGTGTCCCTGAGTGACGGCCAGATCCGGGCTGAGGTGCTGGGTCATCCTGCTGTGATCCTCCCTGGGCGTTGGGATGATGGACTCCCCCATTTGGTGATGCTCAACTTTGGGCCTGACCAGCTACAGGACCTGGGCCAGCGGCTGTATGTGGGTGGGAGGTTCTACCCTGATGACACGCAGCGCTGGGGTGGGCCCTTCCGAGGCTGTCTCCAGGACCTACAGCTCAACGGcatccacctccccttcttctcttccccgaCGGAGAACTCAAGTTGGCCCAGTGAACTGGAAGCTGGTCAGTCCTCCAACCTCACCCAGGGCTGTGTCTCTGAGGACACATGCAATGTGAGTGCCTGGGAGAGAGTCCTGAGCTAGGATCTGTGCTATGACATAGGGCAAGCTGAGGCTCAAGACAGCCACATGAGCTGCTCACATTCCTGTCACAGAGTGGCAGACAGGGCGTGCCCCATCTCCTCCCTGTCCAGTTCTTTCCTTCCCATGGTCCCCTTTGTCTCAGTCTCAGATGGCATCCTGACCTAGACAGAGGATGGGCCTCACTCAGCCTTTCTATAGCTGCTGCTTGGAGGGAAGAGGCATAGGGGTTCATCGGCAGGAAAAGCCTAATACAAACTGGACAGCCTCTTTAGTGGCTGGGCCCTCAGTGGCTTCACCTTTCTGGGCCTACTGTCTCGTCTGTACTGTAGGGATGATGGCAGGTTCTCCACGACTCTGTGATGAGGTggtcttgggggtggggtgctgctTTCGTGAGGGCTCACAGGTGTCCCACCTCTTTCATAGCCCAGTCCCTGTCTCAATGGTGGAGCGTGCCACGTCACTTGGAATGATTTCTACTGCTCCTGCTCCGACAACTTCACAGGGCCCACCTGTGCCCAGCAGCGATGGTGCCCCAGGCAGCCGTGCCTGCCGCCTGCCACCTGCGAGGAGGTTCCAGATGGctttgtgtgtgagtttgtgtccTGGGTGCTGGGTACCGAAGATGGTTAGAGATCTCTTAGGGTTTATGGGATATTGGGCAGTGGACCAACAGCCCCAATATGGCTGGTCACTGCGTTCTTAGAAACAGACTCTCAGGTGAGGGGTGAGGTGAGTATACGCTGGGgtttccaaggcaacttcaagAAAGCCACAGGAGAGAAAGATGGGAAGGGGTGTGTGGCGTGTGTGAGGTTTTAAAGTCCTATCTATGGACAGCTGAAGCACAGGTTGAGAAGTTGGTAGGGGTTTTGAAACCTGCCAAGCAGCTCAGAGAGACCAAGGGGTCTCATGTTGCTCAGGCTAGCCCTGAAGTTACCATGTAGCAAAGAGTGATCTtgatttgaacttgtgatcctcctgcctcaaattTCCCAGTTAAGGGATTAGGGATATGGGCCCCTAGAACCAGTTTGTTGGGTGTTAGGGATGGAACCCAAAGCTTCCTACCTGCTGGGaagtctaccaactgagctacagtgCCAGCCTTACAGAGGGTAAGGAGGAGAGGGATGTGACCGGACCCGTACCTGTGTGCAGTGAAGAGCCAGCCTCCTTCAGGGAGGAGAGGAGTAGGTTAGATTTATGAGGAGTTAccattattaatattaatgtgtCTAGGGCCTTCAGGGTAGCAGGTATTGTGGTCCCCTTAGGGTTACCTCAGAACTGATTCCCTCCAGCAGGAGAATACGTAAGGGGTGGAAGAGGGAGCTGCAGTTGACAGGTGACAGGTGGGTGCCTGCCCTGGTCAACAGTTGTGGATCATGGACTCTGTCACCTGCAGGATTGGGGATGGGGTGGTGTAGAAGTCTGGTCGGTCATTTCCCAAGGGCTCTATCTCTCTCTGTAGGTGTGGCCGAGGCTACGTTCCGCGAGGGCCCTCCCGCTGTGTTCACAGGACACAACGTGTCCTCTTCCCACGCTCTCAGCGGGCTCACCCTGGCTTTCCGCACGCGCGACCTCGAGGCTGAGCTGCTGAGCGCGGCCTCCGCCGCGGGTGCCCACTCCAACATCTGGCTGGCGGTGCGCAACGGCTCGCTGGCTGTGGACGTGGCGGGCTCCGTGCTGCCCGCGCCCGGGCCGCGCGTGGCCGACGGCGCCTGGCATCGCGTGCGCCTAGCTCGGGAGTTCCCAGAGGCCGCTGCCTCGCGCTGGCTGCTGTGGCTGGACGGCGCGGCGACGCCCGTGGCTTTGCACGGCTTGGGCGGCGACCTGGGCTTCCTGCAGGGTCCGGGTGCTGTGCCTCTGCTACTGGCCGAGAACTTCACGGGCTGCCTGGGCCGCGTGGCTCTCGGCGGCCTCCCGTTACCCTTGGCGCCACCGCGGTCCGGCGCGACGTCTGGGGCGCGCGAGCACTTCGTGGCCTGGCCACGGTCTCCGGCCGTGAGCCTCGGCTGCCGCGGCGGGCCCGTATGCACGCCCTCGCCCTGCCTGCACGGCGGCGCCTGCCGCGACCTCTTCGATGTCTTCGCTTGCTCCTGCGGCCCGGCCTGGGAAGGACCCCGCTGCGAGGTCCGCGCTGACCCATGTCGCTCTTCGCCCTGTGTCCGGGGCCAATGCCATGCGCGCCCGGACGGCCGCTTCGAGTGTCgctgccctctgggcttctctggcCCGCGCTGCAGGTGCGGGTGGCCAGGGGACCTGAGCTGGGGACAGCACTGGGTAGAGCTGACTGCTGACTTACCATGGGTGGAGTTTGGAGGGAATAAATTCTCGGTAGCTAGTTCAGTTTGGTGCCCATAAAGATAAACTACAGGATATAATACTCGACACAATTTGAACTTCAGGACAACATTGTGGTTTGGGGAGAATATGGAGGGCAGAACTAATCAGGGAGCATGGTTCTGGAGTTTTGCATCAAGCTGCCTTTGCAACTCCCCCATTTCCTTCGGGGTCCAGAGCTGTCTTGCCCTGGTCTAgctttcctctctcctcagtTTAGGAACTGTTTTGCTCTGctctttaatgtcagcacttagCAAAGGCCTCAGGTCTTGTGGTGTTGGGGGGAGCAGCAGAATGACAAGCCCCGCGTTCCTTAAGGTGGGCCTGCATTCCTTCCCCAGATAGAAGCAGTATgaccagttcccagcacctcatTGGGCCTTGCCAATGTTTCTCTACAGGTTGCCTATCCTGCCTCAGGGATGTAGCTTCAACTCCACCTGCAAGGAGGGCACCTCTTGTGAGGGTGGCCCCTTAGGCACCAACTGCAGTTGCCAGGAGGGCCTCGCTGGACTCAGGTGAGTCTGGAGACCAGGGCCTGGGATGTTGACTGGGAGCTCGCCCCTGGGATTCCCAGCCTGGGCAAGGGAAATGAGGCTCTCCTTGTCTTGTTCCTCGCCGACTTCAGTGCCAGATGATCCACCAGTGTCCTTTGGTTCTTCTGGGACGTCCAAGACCAATATCTGTTAGGCAGATACTGGCTGGGCAGTAGTCGTcacccagtttctctctctctctctctctctctctctctctctctctctctctctctctctctctctctctccctctctctccctctctctccctctctctccctctctccctctctccttccttccttcttcctttgttttttggttttgtttgtctgtttttttgagccagggtttcactatgtacctggctgtccctggaacttaatctgtagaccaggttggccccaaacctgcttctgccttccaagtgcggggagtaaaggtgtgcaccatcattgccggcacacacattttttttttttttttttttttttttggtttttcgagacagggtttctctgcatagccttggctgtcctgaaactcactctgtagaccaggctggcctcga contains:
- the Crb2 gene encoding protein crumbs homolog 2 isoform X2, giving the protein MALVGPVIWDPRRDVYLLLLLLLLLLPPWVQAGLVPSEIPSVCASDPCAPGTKCQATGSGGYTCEPSELGGCATQPCHHGALCVPQGPDPNSFRCYCVPGFQGPHCELDIDECASRPCHHGGTCRNLADHYECHCPLGYAGVTCEAEVDECSSAPCLHGGSCLDGVGSYRCVCAPGYAGASCQLDVDECQSQPCAHGGVCHDLVNGFRCDCADTGYEGARCEQEVLECASAPCAHNASCLDGFRSFRCLCWPGFSGERCEVDEDECASDPCQNGGRCLQRSDPTLYGGDQATFPGAFSFSHAAGFLCSCPPGFAGLTCQEDMDECQSEPCLHGGTCSDTVAGYICQCPEAWGGHDCSVQLTGCQGHTCPLVATCIPTFKSGLHSYFCRCPPGTSGPFCGQNTTFSVVAGSSVWGLVPDGASLGLALRFRTTLLAGALATLKDTRDSLELVLVGAMLRATLWSHGTAMLVLTLPDLALNDGHWHQVEVALHLGTLELRLWHEGCPGQLCVASGPVATGPTVSVASGPPGPYSIHLGGRAFAGCFQDVSVEGHLLLPEELNGNVLLGCERREPCQPLPCAHGGACVDLWTHFRCDCPRPYHGSTCTDEVPAATFGLGGTMSSASFLLHQLLSPNLTVSFFLRTREPAGLLLQFANDSVASLTVSLSDGQIRAEVLGHPAVILPGRWDDGLPHLVMLNFGPDQLQDLGQRLYVGGRFYPDDTQRWGGPFRGCLQDLQLNGIHLPFFSSPTENSSWPSELEAGQSSNLTQGCVSEDTCNPSPCLNGGACHVTWNDFYCSCSDNFTGPTCAQQRWCPRQPCLPPATCEEVPDGFVCVAEATFREGPPAVFTGHNVSSSHALSGLTLAFRTRDLEAELLSAASAAGAHSNIWLAVRNGSLAVDVAGSVLPAPGPRVADGAWHRVRLAREFPEAAASRWLLWLDGAATPVALHGLGGDLGFLQGPGAVPLLLAENFTGCLGRVALGGLPLPLAPPRSGATSGAREHFVAWPRSPAVSLGCRGGPVCTPSPCLHGGACRDLFDVFACSCGPAWEGPRCEVRADPCRSSPCVRGQCHARPDGRFECRCPLGFSGPRCRLPILPQGCSFNSTCKEGTSCEGGPLGTNCSCQEGLAGLRCQSLDQPCEASPCLNGGTCRVASGIFECTCSAGFSGQFCEVVKSLPLPLPFPLLEVAVPAACACLLLLLLGLLSGILAARKRRQSEGTYSPSQQEVAGARLEMDSVLKVPPEERLI
- the Crb2 gene encoding protein crumbs homolog 2 isoform X1, encoding MALVGPVIWDPRRDVYLLLLLLLLLLPPWVQAGLVPSEIPSVCASDPCAPGTKCQATGSGGYTCEPSELGGCATQPCHHGALCVPQGPDPNSFRCYCVPGFQGPHCELDIDECASRPCHHGGTCRNLADHYECHCPLGYAGVTCEAEVDECSSAPCLHGGSCLDGVGSYRCVCAPGYAGASCQLDVDECQSQPCAHGGVCHDLVNGFRCDCADTGYEGARCEQEVLECASAPCAHNASCLDGFRSFRCLCWPGFSGERCEVDEDECASDPCQNGGRCLQRSDPTLYGGDQATFPGAFSFSHAAGFLCSCPPGFAGNDCSVDVDECASEPCLNGGSCQDLPNGFQCYCQDGYTGLTCQEDMDECQSEPCLHGGTCSDTVAGYICQCPEAWGGHDCSVQLTGCQGHTCPLVATCIPTFKSGLHSYFCRCPPGTSGPFCGQNTTFSVVAGSSVWGLVPDGASLGLALRFRTTLLAGALATLKDTRDSLELVLVGAMLRATLWSHGTAMLVLTLPDLALNDGHWHQVEVALHLGTLELRLWHEGCPGQLCVASGPVATGPTVSVASGPPGPYSIHLGGRAFAGCFQDVSVEGHLLLPEELNGNVLLGCERREPCQPLPCAHGGACVDLWTHFRCDCPRPYHGSTCTDEVPAATFGLGGTMSSASFLLHQLLSPNLTVSFFLRTREPAGLLLQFANDSVASLTVSLSDGQIRAEVLGHPAVILPGRWDDGLPHLVMLNFGPDQLQDLGQRLYVGGRFYPDDTQRWGGPFRGCLQDLQLNGIHLPFFSSPTENSSWPSELEAGQSSNLTQGCVSEDTCNPSPCLNGGACHVTWNDFYCSCSDNFTGPTCAQQRWCPRQPCLPPATCEEVPDGFVCVAEATFREGPPAVFTGHNVSSSHALSGLTLAFRTRDLEAELLSAASAAGAHSNIWLAVRNGSLAVDVAGSVLPAPGPRVADGAWHRVRLAREFPEAAASRWLLWLDGAATPVALHGLGGDLGFLQGPGAVPLLLAENFTGCLGRVALGGLPLPLAPPRSGATSGAREHFVAWPRSPAVSLGCRGGPVCTPSPCLHGGACRDLFDVFACSCGPAWEGPRCEVRADPCRSSPCVRGQCHARPDGRFECRCPLGFSGPRCRLPILPQGCSFNSTCKEGTSCEGGPLGTNCSCQEGLAGLRCQSLDQPCEASPCLNGGTCRVASGIFECTCSAGFSGQFCEVVKSLPLPLPFPLLEVAVPAACACLLLLLLGLLSGILAARKRRQSEGTYSPSQQEVAGARLEMDSVLKVPPEERLI